The segment CACAGTGCAGTGAAAGGGAGAAGGGGGCAGGCTGGAATGCCAGCAGGTCCAGATGTATTTATTAGATGTAGCCAGGTCAATTCAGCCTCTTCAGATTTACCTCTGACTACCAAGGGCTTCTGAACCTTCCTTTTTACCTGCAAGTGTTCACAAAGGCAGGAGAGGTGCTACTGACCAGATGAACAAAAAAGGGAATTACTTTTGCAAATGCAAGTTCCTAGATGTCACCAGATAGGTACAAGACTGTCACTGTGAATTTGCCAACAAATCACATGAGAATAACCTGCTGCCTTTGTCAGGATAATTAGCCGAGTCGGTAAGAAATAAATCAGAGGGGAAATCCAGACTTTGAATGCACTTGGGCAATGGTCTACCTGATCTTAATTTAAGCAAGGAATGGCAACAGAGTAGATAAAATTACTGTAAGTTAGCTTCACAGCTGGCTAAAATAAAGCTCAGTAGTAGGTACCaaaaattaaagacagaagGCTGATCAAATAAGGTCTGCAAGAACGTGGTGTAGTACTGTTGGTACTTTTTTAGTTAGTAATTTGAATGCAGGATTCGGCACTTCTATTAAATGTGAGAAAATGCACCCTGGGAGAACTGTCAGCACTTCTGAGGACAGGCTAAAACTAAAGTAGTCTCGAttagctggaaaaataatttgcaatcAGTCAGGTGAAGTTTTTCATGGATTAGTCGTGGTcaaaatgaagggaaaatatttaaaatggtgAACAACAAACTTTCTAGGCTGCAGTTTTgcagcaaaaaaacaaacaagcaaacaaacaaaaaaaaaacccagaacacaTGCCTGGAGATTTTTGAGAACCAGGAGAGGAGTATGAATCAACAGCGTGATGTGGCGACAAAGGAAGACAGTGACGTTTGAGGATCATTTAATGAAAAGACACAAGAGGCAATTACTTTATTATCACTAGTGAATCTCCTAAAAAAAGGGTATTGTCTCCACTTTGTGGCTTTGTCTCTTAAGGCCATAAAGAGATGAGAGGATTTGTAAGAAAATACTATAAATAATGGACCTGTGAATCATATTAGGTGTGTTTCATCCATCAGACAAACTTGACAAGTCCTCAACTATGACTAAGGCTCATACAGGAGCACCACAAGCGCTGCCACTGAGAGCGGAAAAAGTTTTTCTGGTAGGGCTGTTCTGATGAGCTGtctggagagaaagaaaggactTTTAAGTGCTTAGACATGTAAACAGCCTGTCAAGCTATCTAAACTCTGTCACtggaatttaataaaaaatgttgaaattattTGTCAAGAATGGCCAAGGTATGTGTGATCCTGCACTAGATCAGGGAGCCAGAACAAATGCCTGCAGGATGCTCTTCACAGCCCCTTTCTGCGTGATTTCAGCTTCACcactatttatttctttctgaatgaaGTTCAGTCCCATCTACACAGCCCAGTTTCACCTCTACTCACCTTTGTAATGACCCTTTGTCAGCAGCAGTAATTATGAGCAGACACCAATTACtgtaaagataaataaaaacatcacaTGAGGTCACTGGCTTTGGAGTCATGTTTTCTTCTAAGGAAATTGGTCACCTTCAGCCTTCCTCAAGAGGAAGCTCATTGAGCTTGAGATGCTACAGCTACCTGTCAGCATCTGATACCTTGACATGTAACTGCAGTACAACAGGAGCTATGACAGTGTCCTCCCACCTCAACCTGACCTTTATTTCCGTAACCCTGCTCACGTGATAACTACCGTTGGCAGCTATATATTACATTACATCTATGATGCATCTGGCTGTGATGGCTGCCTCCAACTCGAAAAGGATTCTGGGGAGACAGGTAACCCCACAACAGCCAAGGGCTAAAACAATGCACCCACCTAACCACAACGCTGGTAGAGGTCTGACTCAAGCTGGGTATGAAGGAAACCAACTTCTTTAGTTAGTATGAAAATGTAAGTCAATCATCTTAACCCATAAATAAAGGGCAGCCCAGGGCCCGCTGAACCCTCATGCATGGCAGGGTATCCCCGTGAGCGGGGACACCCCTCAGGCATACTCTTTGAGGCTGAGAGATTCGTCGCCCCAACAGATTCTTGGTAAGTGACTAAGTGCatgctaaactttgaaatcCTGGCTAAGTGGTACAAAGGACTGGCAGTGCACATATAATCCGGCAGCTAGAAACCATTGACCAACTCTGGGACTAAGTTTGGATCCATCCGCACCACAACTCCCCTCTGAGAAGGATTCCGGAATGCAGGGgtgtcctttctgaacctcatgactcaacgGGAGGGTCCCCCAACAGTCTTCTCTGGctctgtcctctgtgcagtaaataatcaagtGTACCTTGCCATCAAATCTTGTCAAACCGGCCACATTTACTATCAAACTTGGTTCAATTGCTGGTTTATACCGATAAAACATATTGCTGCTTCCCTCTTAGGAGTGAAGTGCATCTCTCCACCCGTGACACCAGCACACAGCAAGAGACAGTTCTGAGACAAGACGTGATATccacaggaaagaggaaagtgTAAAGAAATTTTTGGATAGGTTGGTGAGAGCCAGACAGCAAGAATATGATTAGCCTCAGGTCCTCTGTCGCTGAGCCAGAGCTGATTTATCACCTAAGCAAGGAAAAGCCCTGCTAAAGAGCCTGCACAAATAGAAGCCTTGCCCTGAACCGACTGTCCTTGCCCCCCTTGTGAGCATCGTTGGTGAGAGCCTAAATGCACACAGATCACTGCTAGATAATTAGAACTAAAAAGCCCCACTTGGCAGCTTCCCCGTGGAAAGAAACATTGCTGTTCAAAaagctgtgcagctcctgagACCTGCCCAGGTGGCTGTGCTGTtccctgcaccagcagcagccgcGCAGGAGCTACAGCCAGGGTCTTTGGGTGAGAAACAGCTTCATGCAATCACAGCATAAACACGCTGCAGTTTGTCTGCAGGTACAGAGCTCTCGCTCCGGCATATTCATACATGTGAGCTGTCGTCAACATATTGAGAGTATTGATACGCATATGCTACCGGCTATAAACATTGCACATCCTTCGTGCCCAGTCCTACAGAAACAGAGCTCTtgaatcacagaaaaatgtagGCTTGGCTTAACTGGTAGTGTCAACATGAACATTATGAACGAATGTCAACACATTCAGCTGGTGAAGTGGGTGTAATGGAAATCtaacaaataaaaccagagctAAACGAGGATATAGTCTCAGAGCAGTACGGCTTCATTGTTCTGCCTTCACACATGCCACGCAGGAATAAACACCACGTTTTAGAAGACTTTTGCCACAAGCAGGGGTGTGTTTTATACAGCTACACACCActgcagccccctgctcagCCTGTACAGCTATTTAACCGACCCAAGAACCGCACCAGCCCACCCGAAAGCTAATGGTCACATCCACACTTTCCTAGCGGACTACAACAAcggcaacaacaacaacaaaaaagagtAAATTTCTTGTACTGACCGATTTTATTTCCGAATGAGGTACCAAGAAATCCACACGGTACGACCGAAATACGCGTAAGGCTCTGTAGGGACCAGTCAGTCGGGCTGCGGATGGGACCAGCGCTCGGGCAGTTCGCACAGCATCAGCCTCCCTGCCGGCTCTGCCCTCTCCGGGCCTGACACGGAAACATGCCAGACAGGTAATAGCCAGCCCGCGACACCCCCGGCTCGGCCACCGCCGAGGTGAAGGTCTGGGGGCAGCGCTCCGCGGCTGCCCACACGCCCCGCAGCGCGCAGCCCCGTCCCGTCCCCTCGCCGGGGCCACCGCTCCCCCGGGGCGAGGCCCCGCCGCCGCTAGCGCCGCACCGCCGGCTCGGGCACGGGGGCTGCCGAGGCGCGGGGGCTCCCGCGGGGCCCCGGGGAgccgggggcgcggcggcgcaGCGGGCGGCGGAGCGTGGCCCCCCGCGGCCCCTGGCCGTCGAGgccggggcagcagcaggcggcggcgggcgccgTGCAGCTCCCGCAGGGGCCCCGCCGCAGGCGGCGCGGCCGGTGCCGGCGGCCGTGGAGGAGCAGGCAGGCGTAGGGGTTgagggcgctgctggccgccgcCACGATGCCCAGCGCCGGCggcgcctcccgccgcccggccgAGGCCAGCCCCAGCTCGGCGGCGCAGCGGGGCAGGCGGCAGAGCGCGAAGAGcgcggccagcagcagcagcagccgcagcgcccgcgcccggccccggggccgcccctcgccgccccccgccccgcgcccccgccgccgtcGGGCGGCGTCCAGGCTGCGGGCGCaggcccagcccagcagcccggCGGGCGCCAGGAAGCCGGTGGCCGCCCCGTAGGCGGCGAAGGCCAGGCCGTGCCAGCGCGGCAGCTCCTCGAAGATGCTGCGGCAGCGGGGCccgccggggcgcggggccgggcggaaGGCGAAGGCCTGGGGCAGGGCGAGGAGCggggccagcagccagcccagggcgCACAGGCagcgggcgggcagcgccgggcggTGCCGCTCCAgcgccagcagcaccagcccgTGGGCCGAGGCCAGCGGCCCGCAGCGctgcagcagcggcagcaggcggcaggcggcggcgcccgggggcgcggcggcgccGGGGAGGTCGGCGGCCAGCGGCGGGAGCAGCgccagcccgcagcccgccaGGTCGGCCAGGGCCAGGTGCCCCACCAGCAGGTCCCGCCGCCGGCGCGGGCCCCCGCACACTCGCCGCAGCACCAGCCCGTTGCCCACcagcgccagcagcagcacggcGCCCGCGCAGGCCGCCCGCGGGACGGGGCGGGAcgggggggcgccgggggcggAGAGGTTCAGGCCGTGGGGGAAGGGGTCTTCCGCCATCCGGGCAGCCGCCGCTCGGGCCGCCGACCTTCCCCGGCGGCAGCGCACCGCTCCCCGGAGGCATATATAGGGGGCTCGCCGTCATACGGCACCGGGGGTGGGCTGCGCGCACGGCGGATCGCACGCCCCCCGCCTCCGGCACCCGCGGGCATCTTTCGCCGGCGAGCATCGTCCCCTGCCCGGCACCGGCGGGCGTCTTCCCCCCGCGGTCCTCAGCCCTGGCGCCACCCGGGGCCAGCAGTCCTCATCCCCGACACGGCCCGGGACCGGCAGGCATCATACCCTGACAGCTCTCATCCCTGACGCGGCCCGGGACCGCCGGGCATCTTCCCCTTTAGCCACCGGGGACCAGCCGGTATCTTCCCCCAGCGGTCCTCATCCCCTGCACCGGCCGGGACTGGTGGGCATCATCCCGCTGGTGTCCTcatccctggcacagcctggggctggcagggtcCTTCCCCACAGCTCAGTAACCTCCTGCCTGACGCCGCTGCCTGCCCTGACACCCCCAGTGAGCATCCCCTCCAGAGGACAGCTGGGGTGAGCGGCAGAGcgtggggggagcagggggtcgTGTCTCTGTTTGCTGTGGTCTCCACATGGGAGGTGTTGGGACCCAGGCCAGCCCCTGATGGCTGCCCATACTGACACCCACGTTCCCGGGGCACGTGGGGCACACACCCCCTCCCAACGAGGGAAAAAAGAGTTAGAGCAGCGTGCAGCAGTGAATAACTACGACTCACTGTTATTCCCAGCTGTATTTCTAGCCGGAAAACCAATCCTTTTGCTGCTCACAAATCCCTTTCCCACCAGATGGCCCTTGGCTGCAGGGACGCCTCCGTCCAGCATGGTGTGTGGTGACTCAGAAATCCTCAAAACAGCCAAACTCTTAAGAAAACGTCAGGAAAAATCTAGTTGAAAATCATCTTGAAGTGTGTTTGcgtgtggggggtgggggtgggtgggaaataACCATTTCTCTTTTTGATTGAAGTGTTTTTACTTCCATTGCCAGGTTCTGCTCTGGTACCTGTTGGTAGCCCAAGACACTGTCATGGGACCTGGGGGGGGGTGTTATGGGCCATCATACTCCTTGTCTTGTTTGAATAGATGATTGTAACATGGTCATCAGCCTggaaaaaacaggaacaagCCAAACTGATTATTATTTCACCTTGAAGTCTGATGGAGAGTGCACTTTGCAAGGGGCTGTGAGAGGGCAGACAGACAAATTGCcattttaatgtgcttttgATAGGCAAGTGATGCTCACCAGCTTAGCTCTCTCCAGAACCATGCTTCGTGCCCATGGCTTTGCTGTTtaaagaaagggaggaaaaaacaggtCTTCGTTGGTCTGTGTCCAGCTGTGGAGGCTGTGCTCTCCCAATGGCACCAAGGGGGGAGCTGAGATGGAAGAAGTAAAGGTGACATTGACTGAAAACCACTTTGGAGGTCTGTTGCCCTTCCCTTATGCTGGGTCCTGTCCCTGACTGATGACTCCTCTCGGTGAGAAACTGCAAAGCCTCCTGTGGGGTCTCACTGCCTCTTGGCATGCTCCAGGTTGAAACTTCTCATGTTCCATTCGTACTTTGCAGGTAAACGTCCACCTCATGGATGAGAAAGTGGCCAATAGTCGGCCTGCAGTGAAGGGGTCTAGTTACAGGTCTTCTGTGAAGGGGAGTCCGTAACCATGCTCCTTTTCTAAGGGAAGGAAGTCTTTTGCCACCGTGCATTTAACAAACTCAGTAGCATGTTAACAAGTGTACGTTGTCTCAGAGTCTTTCTTTTGGAGGACCATCTATGTGCCAGGGCAGCTCTTAATCTGCAGTTGGCTGTAGATAAGCATGCAAGTCTTATGCAATGTAAAATGAAGCTGTTGGCTATTGATTGCTTACACCACTTGGGCCATGTGGGGTCTACAACGTGCTGACAGGCTGGGTTGCCAGCACCCTAGCCcggtgggaggtgtccctgcccatggcaagggggggtggaactagaaggtctttaaggtctcttccaacccagaccattCTATGATGCTCTGGTAATTTACGTATACAAAATCCAGGTTAACAGTATAAATATCATTACTAAATGAGCTGGAGGTTTGGTGCCAGGTGTTATTTTCATACTGGTTTGGACATACATATGTCCAAATATGTTGAAATATGAGACCCCATCTAcagtactgtgtccagctctggggcccccaccgtaagaaggacatggacttGTTGGAGCAAGCCCAGAGAAGGCCACAAAGATgcccagagggctggagcacctctcctgtgaggacaggctgagagttggagttgttccatcaggagaagagaaggctctggggacatcttaaagcagcctgccagcactTAAAGGCcaagggggcttataagaaagatggggagagactttttagcagggcctatagcaataggacaaggaggaatggtgttaaactgaaagagtgtagatttagattagatatcaggaagaaattctccccgtgagggcggcgaggcgctggcccaggctgcccagagcagctgtgggtgccccatccctggcagggctcaaggccaggctggacggggctgggagcagcctgggctggggggagggggccctgcccagggcagggggtgggactgggtgggctttaaggtcACTTCCAGTCCAGACaactctatgattctatgatacatgtatacgtgtgtgtgtgttgaggCATGtagatatgtgtgtgtgtgcgtgtctatttttatgtgtgtatgtgtagaGACATACAATTTTTTTAGTGGTGCCTTGTTCCTAACTACAggcttttgcattttaagaTTGTGACCAGTTTGGAATGTTTATAGACGAAGTCGGCCAAAAGGTAATAGTAAAATTTAGGGATTTCCTGCTCCTGTTCTTGTGGCTAGTTTGCTGTGTGCTATGcttgttttcttaagaaaacagGCGTGAATGCTTTGTTGGATCGTCCCATGAGTCTGACAGTGACGTTTCATTTTCTAGGTAAGACTGGGTGGAAGTTCCTGTAAACTGGAAAGCAGAGGATTGGTCCTTATGGTTGATCATGTGTAAATCAGATAAAAACTGGCCCTGAAAACGCCACACCATTACTTACACCAGCGTTCCTGCTGTAACAGTTTATTAGGAAACACGCAGCTGCTGATCCTGAGCAAACACATAAGGCAGTGTGCGGCTCTGAGCAGGGTTTTGGTCCAGCGTGTCCCACGTGGAGGAGGCGGTGGTGGCATGGGCTCACGGGGAGGATGGTGGCAGGGGGAACCCAGAGCTCTCATCTTCTTATCAGGCCAGACCCAGCGTGTCCCTGGTCCTTAtcagccctggcagagctggttCAGCCGTGCTGAGCCTCCATACATCCTgcctctggagctgcaggggctggcCCTGCCGCCTCCTATGTGCACATAAAGAGGGGTAGCGAGGCAAGCTGTTGCGTATGTGAGCAAGGCAGGACAGTTGCAATAGgcacagctgaagaaaggcaATGCTGGATCTCATTATTCTGAGCCTCCAtttcttcatctgctttctCATCTCCTTTGCAATCTGGCATGGACCTAAGGTACCGTGTGGCTCTTCGTGGTTCTACACACCCTGCAGCAGGATTCCCCCCGTGCGTGGTTCCCCTTTGGCCTCAGCACATGAAAAGACCTTTTTTGGCCTGATGTTCTGAAGGAGCAGGGTGGTGTGGTTGATCTGGGAACTGGGGGATCTGGAACACAGTAGCTAATTATCAGAAAATTTTATAGGAAGGCAGTTTTGTGAGCATGTCgtctgctgggagagggagaagcTATCAGACATTTGAAATACATatgaggagggagggaagtaCATAAAGATTTGCTGAAAAGGCCAGCTTGAATATGACTTCTTAATAAatcatttttcccccttttgcagGCGAAACTTTTTAGCAAGTTGTACCAATTTGTATTTCTAGCCATGTTATTTAGAACACTATTGGACTTCTGTGTAAATGCTACCCACTGCATAGCTAAACTGTACGGTATTTCATATTTGCATTTGTGTCcttatgtatttgtttatataaattTGTGTCCTTGTGtatttgtttatataaatttatatcCTTGTATTTGTTTGCATATAAGTTTCGAGGGGAGGTGGCAATTAAAGTGCAGAGTAAGTGAATAGTGATTGAGAATTTATCTTGCCTCAGCCTCAGGTATCAGGTTTGCAACAGCTGGTTCTCCTAGTCCCTGTTCTGTTAGGGAACACGTTGGCCGAGCATTATCACCAAGCTCCTGTGCTTTGCTTCGTGTGCATGGTGATAGTCTTTTACAAAAAATTCTGCTCCTTTTGCCTCACGTGTTAAGTGGATAGGGGTTTTCTCTGGGACTGAGATATCCATTGTATGTATAGAAGTCCAAATGTGAACTGCTCTGTAAGTggatttttgatattttttttctgttttgaggaTGTGGATTTGCACAGCTCAAGCACAGGAACAGTTGAAATGGAGCCAGATGGTCTTATATTAGTTGGCAAAGAAGATGATATAAAGAAGTCCCAAAGAACAACAGCCAAAGTCAATGGCAGAGAAGTTGTTGTTTTCTACCATGAAGGGAAATTTCATGCTATGGACTCCCGCTGCTACCGTAAGATATTTGCACGTGTGATCTCAATGTTGCAACTATTAAGCATAACATCTGCTGCATAAATTAATACTGTCCTCTACCATGTTTCAGATGAAGGAGGCCCTTTATGTCTTGGAGAAATAGAGGTAcgtaagcaaaataaaaataatatagtgGCATACAGTCATGTGGAAactcaaatgcatttttttggaATACTTTCATCTGAACATGACATCAAAAGAAGTGGTTATATATGTAAAATTACAGACAGCCATGCAGCCAGATCACCAAGCATGTCTTTTGCCCTAGAGATTCTTCcagaagaagaagcagaagctgaTGACTTGCAGGTggttcttcttcttcttcttcttcttcttcttcttcttcttcatcttcttcttcttctcctcacAGGATATCAATGGTCAAGCATGTATTGTTTGTCCTTGGCACAAgtataaaattactttggaaaCAGGAGAAGGATTATATGAAGGAATAAACCCTTTGGATCCATCACCAACACCACAATGGCAGTCAAAAGGAGTCAAACAAAGGATTCATAAAGTCACAATAGACAATGGAAACATTTATGTAAGTCCTCCTGATTTGTCCGTAAGCTTTGACTCTGATTATTTTGCTGACAAGTACAAAAATGGTGGTGATTTAGCtatggaaaaacaaagcaactcACAAGCAGCAGAGTAACTTGTGGCCAGAAAGCAGAATCTGGGTGAATGCACTGATGAAGTACCAttgtaatgaaataaaaatgtactgtGGCCGTGAAGATTGTCTCCAGATTACATTCTAGTGTTAATGTTATGTTAAAGCATTGAAACATGTAGAATTAAGATAAGAAGCTCTGCATTGTCAGAAATGTGACTGATCTTGTgccaatgatttttttttttgcacttgcATTTCAAAAGGACTATTTACAGCAGAGTGCTTCATGATACTTGATATTTAGAAATCCTATTTtgctagattattttttttttaatttttaggagGGAATGTAGTATATCACTGCTTATAAAACGTATTACATAATTAAAGATAAATAGTCAGGTGTAAAGGTTATATTTATGTACTTAACAGTTTATAATGACAATGTCTTTGGTATAAATGACATggaaattttaaactttttagaTATGTGAGCAATCCTGAATGTTTATTAAGTACCACAAAGGGAAGTACAAAACCTAAGCATATTTTAGTGAGCTTTTTTTTGTGCCTATTTGGGTGTTACTACCATGAGtccatggaaatatttcttttccttctcaatTGAACTCCTTTTGGTAGTTCATCAAATGATGTGAAAAGTATTTGTCAGGTATAGTTTATTCTTCCTGAGTCTGTTGGATAAGGAAGAAGCTGTTTGGTATAAAAACCTGATACATAATGTACTGGCtcttgtttgattttatttgttgtaAATATAGT is part of the Falco biarmicus isolate bFalBia1 chromosome Z, bFalBia1.pri, whole genome shotgun sequence genome and harbors:
- the GPR150 gene encoding probable G-protein coupled receptor 150 produces the protein MAEDPFPHGLNLSAPGAPPSRPVPRAACAGAVLLLALVGNGLVLRRVCGGPRRRRDLLVGHLALADLAGCGLALLPPLAADLPGAAAPPGAAACRLLPLLQRCGPLASAHGLVLLALERHRPALPARCLCALGWLLAPLLALPQAFAFRPAPRPGGPRCRSIFEELPRWHGLAFAAYGAATGFLAPAGLLGWACARSLDAARRRRGRGAGGGEGRPRGRARALRLLLLLAALFALCRLPRCAAELGLASAGRREAPPALGIVAAASSALNPYACLLLHGRRHRPRRLRRGPCGSCTAPAAACCCPGLDGQGPRGATLRRPLRRRAPGSPGPRGSPRASAAPVPEPAVRR
- the RFESD gene encoding Rieske domain-containing protein, which gives rise to MLDLIILSLHFFICFLISFAIWHGPKDVDLHSSSTGTVEMEPDGLILVGKEDDIKKSQRTTAKVNGREVVVFYHEGKFHAMDSRCYHEGGPLCLGEIEDINGQACIVCPWHKYKITLETGEGLYEGINPLDPSPTPQWQSKGVKQRIHKVTIDNGNIYVSPPDLSVSFDSDYFADKYKNGGDLAMEKQSNSQAAE